A stretch of Halostagnicola kamekurae DNA encodes these proteins:
- a CDS encoding anthranilate phosphoribosyltransferase, whose protein sequence is MAQTTREFGEWPLKRLMTEVVGTGTKSAEDMSREQAREAFERILAGEPDPTTLGAFWLANRWKHNNAEELSAFTDVMLEEGVVSAEPDCNPVDCGANYDGKHTSAILGVGAGVVAAAAGTPVVVHSGDRVPTQKETAYKHVLDELGVRTELEPEESAEMVDETGFGFYYQPEFNPPIDSLYDRRDQMGVRTFVNTIETVANPANADVHLGSFYHLAFAKKMTDLIKGSEHLEYSRVIMFQGMEGYDDIRPGYTKVAEWDEGAGTFEDFEIETAEYGMEMESDDLAVEDVQADSARITEEVLAGERDDHFADAIALNGAFRIYARGDVDSLEAGLEAARGAIADGSAQAVLEDLQSF, encoded by the coding sequence ATGGCTCAGACAACTCGAGAGTTCGGCGAGTGGCCGTTGAAGCGGCTGATGACCGAGGTGGTCGGTACCGGCACGAAATCCGCGGAGGACATGTCTCGCGAGCAGGCCCGCGAGGCGTTCGAACGCATTCTGGCCGGCGAACCGGATCCGACGACCCTCGGCGCGTTCTGGCTCGCAAACCGGTGGAAGCACAACAACGCCGAGGAGCTATCGGCCTTTACCGACGTGATGCTAGAGGAGGGCGTCGTGAGCGCGGAACCCGACTGCAACCCCGTCGACTGCGGCGCGAACTACGACGGCAAGCACACGTCGGCGATCCTCGGCGTCGGTGCCGGCGTCGTCGCGGCCGCCGCGGGAACGCCGGTCGTCGTCCACTCCGGCGACCGCGTCCCGACCCAGAAGGAGACGGCGTACAAACACGTCCTCGACGAACTCGGCGTCCGAACCGAACTCGAACCCGAAGAGAGCGCCGAGATGGTCGACGAGACCGGCTTCGGCTTCTACTACCAGCCCGAATTCAACCCGCCGATCGACTCGCTATACGACCGCCGGGACCAGATGGGCGTTCGAACGTTCGTCAACACGATTGAGACCGTCGCCAACCCGGCTAACGCGGACGTCCATCTCGGTTCGTTCTACCACCTCGCGTTCGCGAAGAAGATGACCGACCTGATCAAAGGCAGCGAGCACCTCGAGTACTCGCGCGTGATCATGTTCCAGGGGATGGAAGGCTACGACGACATCCGCCCCGGCTACACGAAGGTCGCGGAGTGGGACGAGGGCGCGGGCACGTTCGAGGACTTCGAGATCGAGACCGCCGAGTACGGCATGGAGATGGAAAGCGACGACCTCGCGGTCGAGGACGTGCAGGCCGACTCCGCGCGGATCACCGAGGAGGTTCTCGCCGGCGAGCGCGACGATCACTTCGCCGACGCCATCGCCTTGAACGGCGCGTTCCGGATCTACGCCCGCGGCGACGTCGACTCGCTCGAGGCCGGTCTCGAGGCCGCTCGAGGGGCGATCGCTGACGGGAGCGCACAGGCGGTGCTCGAGGACCTCCAGTCGTTCTGA
- a CDS encoding SDR family NAD(P)-dependent oxidoreductase, with translation MRLEDKTVVVTGAAAGIGRATAERCAEEGARVVVTDIDSSGGEEVVASIEDAGGEAEFSELDVTDSDQFHAVVDAVAKADGLDVLVNNAGTGHPSSRMEETDESLRDFVLDVNVNGVWNGCHAALPHLKEQGHGAIVNVGSLASILGLPKQAAYSLSKGAVLNFTRAIAAEAGPHGVRANTVCPGFTNTQLVEQYLEGQGDPEKAREEMEAQYPLKRLAEPEEVADAILFLASDEASFVSGHGLVVDGGFSTC, from the coding sequence ATGCGACTCGAAGACAAGACGGTAGTCGTCACCGGTGCGGCAGCGGGAATCGGGCGCGCGACCGCCGAGCGTTGTGCCGAGGAGGGCGCGCGGGTCGTCGTCACCGACATCGACTCGAGCGGCGGCGAGGAAGTCGTCGCGTCGATCGAGGACGCCGGCGGCGAAGCCGAGTTTTCCGAACTCGACGTCACCGACAGCGACCAGTTTCACGCGGTGGTGGACGCGGTCGCCAAAGCGGACGGCCTCGACGTGCTCGTCAACAACGCCGGCACGGGTCATCCCTCGTCGCGAATGGAAGAGACCGACGAGTCACTTCGGGACTTCGTGCTGGACGTCAACGTCAACGGCGTTTGGAACGGCTGCCACGCCGCGTTGCCCCACCTCAAGGAACAGGGTCACGGAGCCATCGTCAACGTGGGCTCGCTCGCGAGCATCCTCGGCCTCCCGAAACAGGCAGCCTACTCGCTGAGCAAGGGCGCGGTGTTGAACTTCACTCGAGCGATCGCCGCCGAGGCGGGTCCCCATGGCGTTCGGGCGAACACGGTCTGTCCTGGCTTTACGAACACGCAACTGGTCGAGCAGTACCTCGAGGGTCAGGGCGATCCGGAGAAAGCTCGCGAGGAGATGGAGGCCCAGTATCCGCTCAAGCGGCTGGCAGAACCCGAGGAGGTGGCGGACGCGATCCTCTTTCTCGCGAGCGACGAAGCGTCGTTCGTCAGCGGTCACGGGCTGGTCGTCGACGGGGGGTTTTCGACCTGCTGA
- a CDS encoding succinylglutamate desuccinylase/aspartoacylase family protein produces MSDGTHVAEQVTLARLPSGVELTTTVHTYRGEASGPTLYVQAAQHGREINGTAVLRRFHDRLPLESLSGTVVAVPVANPLTFDRVSYTAPDSIDSVNDNMNRVWPGDESGSLHQRMAAHLWEYIEDADAVVDLHTGSPAMLPHVVYLADDRPSATLARAFGTDLLLAEEAAEDAPEEWHRRGFAGKLRVAATQEGIPSITPELAHSRQILESVVEDGVEGLVSVLAHLEMLPREYARERDQNRDDAPVVARNHLGQVTAEESGLFRPNPDLDLGQSISKGVDLGTIYQPATYEVLERPVTDREGILYTLTREATVTAGSKLASVAIREADRTLE; encoded by the coding sequence ATGAGTGACGGCACGCACGTGGCCGAGCAGGTGACACTCGCCCGTCTGCCCTCGGGCGTGGAACTGACGACCACGGTCCACACCTACCGCGGCGAGGCGTCAGGACCGACGCTCTACGTGCAGGCGGCCCAGCACGGCCGCGAGATCAATGGCACAGCGGTCCTGCGACGGTTCCACGACCGGCTCCCGCTCGAGTCGCTTTCGGGAACGGTCGTCGCGGTTCCAGTCGCGAACCCCCTGACGTTCGATCGGGTCTCCTACACCGCGCCCGACTCGATCGACAGCGTCAACGACAACATGAATCGCGTCTGGCCCGGCGACGAGAGCGGGAGCCTCCACCAGCGCATGGCCGCTCACCTCTGGGAGTACATCGAAGACGCGGACGCCGTCGTCGACCTGCACACGGGGAGCCCGGCCATGCTCCCCCACGTCGTCTATCTCGCGGACGATAGGCCGTCCGCCACGCTGGCGCGGGCGTTCGGCACCGATCTCCTGCTCGCCGAGGAAGCCGCGGAGGACGCTCCCGAGGAGTGGCATCGACGCGGGTTCGCCGGAAAGCTCCGGGTCGCGGCAACGCAAGAGGGCATTCCGTCGATAACGCCCGAACTCGCACACAGCAGACAGATTCTCGAGAGTGTCGTCGAAGACGGCGTGGAGGGGTTGGTGAGCGTCCTTGCCCACCTCGAGATGCTGCCGCGGGAATACGCCCGCGAACGCGATCAAAATCGGGACGACGCGCCGGTCGTCGCACGAAACCACCTCGGGCAGGTCACCGCCGAGGAATCGGGACTGTTTCGACCGAATCCCGACCTCGACCTCGGCCAATCGATCTCGAAGGGCGTCGATCTCGGGACGATCTACCAGCCGGCGACGTACGAGGTCCTCGAGCGCCCGGTGACAGACCGCGAAGGGATCCTCTATACGCTCACTCGAGAAGCGACTGTGACCGCGGGGAGCAAACTCGCGAGCGTCGCGATTCGAGAGGCAGACCGCACGCTCGAGTGA
- a CDS encoding peptidylprolyl isomerase has translation MGDVTATLHTNRGDIDVELYDDRAPRTVDNFVGLATGGKTWEDPETGEEVEGEPLYDDVAFHRIIEDFMIQGGDPTETGRGGPGYQFDDEFHDDLRHDDEGILSMANSGPDTNGSQFFITLAPQPHLDDRHAVFGKVTDGMDVVHEIGNVDTNANDQPKEDVVLESVSVDYE, from the coding sequence ATGGGAGACGTTACTGCGACGCTGCACACGAACCGTGGCGACATCGACGTCGAACTGTACGACGACCGCGCGCCGCGGACAGTCGACAACTTCGTCGGGCTCGCGACAGGCGGAAAGACCTGGGAAGACCCCGAGACGGGCGAGGAGGTCGAAGGCGAGCCGCTGTACGACGACGTGGCCTTCCACCGGATCATCGAGGACTTCATGATCCAGGGTGGCGACCCAACCGAAACCGGTCGCGGCGGCCCCGGCTACCAGTTCGACGACGAGTTCCACGACGACCTGCGCCACGACGACGAGGGCATCCTGAGCATGGCCAACTCCGGCCCCGACACGAACGGGTCGCAGTTCTTCATCACTCTCGCTCCACAGCCCCACCTCGATGACCGCCACGCGGTCTTCGGGAAGGTAACCGACGGCATGGACGTCGTCCACGAGATCGGAAACGTCGACACGAACGCGAACGACCAGCCGAAAGAAGACGTCGTCCTCGAGTCGGTTTCGGTCGACTACGAGTAA
- a CDS encoding DUF6498-containing protein: MSRSLQLGEKTAFLPLLVANLFPLAGIAFLEWHPEEVLFVYWLEIGSFVVLYSGLVLFAKRESRPADRNIDPLSFSLPFVNARETPIQPFDRVPAVYPRNVRYAIGLFVWGLVFWWCLAVLMVLMPARATLELSASGEGVPIGDVVSIIGNAFSPAILVNACLLFVSQLVTIRREFFGRRRHERLSAATIAELPIRVILFWFLLTIFAQLVFPLLLWPIALVFDTATVTEVGVSTLVIAGKLTIEWATRESQWSGESSGIARFFTPENPHSSE, encoded by the coding sequence ATGAGTCGCAGTCTGCAGTTGGGTGAGAAAACGGCGTTTCTCCCGCTTCTCGTCGCGAACCTGTTTCCGCTGGCCGGAATCGCGTTCCTCGAGTGGCACCCCGAGGAGGTGTTGTTCGTCTACTGGCTCGAGATCGGCAGTTTCGTCGTGCTCTACAGCGGACTGGTGTTGTTCGCAAAACGAGAATCGCGACCAGCTGATCGAAATATCGACCCGCTTTCGTTCTCGCTCCCGTTCGTGAACGCTCGAGAAACCCCGATACAGCCCTTCGATCGAGTCCCAGCGGTGTATCCTCGAAACGTTCGGTACGCAATCGGCCTGTTCGTCTGGGGACTCGTGTTTTGGTGGTGTCTCGCAGTGCTAATGGTACTCATGCCCGCTCGCGCAACCCTCGAGCTCTCGGCAAGCGGCGAGGGAGTCCCGATCGGCGACGTCGTTTCGATCATCGGGAACGCGTTCTCCCCCGCGATTCTGGTGAACGCGTGTTTGCTGTTCGTCTCGCAGTTAGTGACGATCCGACGCGAGTTCTTCGGCCGCCGACGGCACGAACGACTGTCTGCGGCGACGATCGCGGAACTCCCGATTCGCGTGATCCTCTTTTGGTTTCTGCTGACGATATTCGCACAGCTCGTCTTCCCGCTGTTGCTCTGGCCGATCGCGCTCGTGTTCGACACGGCGACCGTGACCGAAGTGGGGGTCTCGACGCTGGTGATCGCCGGGAAACTCACGATCGAGTGGGCGACTCGCGAGTCGCAGTGGTCCGGGGAGTCAAGCGGTATCGCCCGGTTTTTCACACCCGAGAACCCGCACTCGAGCGAGTAA
- a CDS encoding DUF6498-containing protein, with product MRFEGKISLDEGLPLLLLGNLFPLTGIAVLGWQLHEVLFVYWLEVGFIVVLYSGLVLFASREPRPDDQNLNPPSLPIPLLETRTGQIQPVGWMPPIYRRNVPYAVGLFVWGLVFWWSLSVLLIIFSYPEPVETGAEGRALFGEGVAAITATATPGLLLNGLVLLAAQLLFVRHFFAQHVYETLSAPMIAEIPARQIGFWIVVGVGAQIVVPLLLWPVAIVFDAKSAIESGIPLLTIFAKVTMEWSIYGGRWIDQSDGLARWFTPSDPQTSSDGW from the coding sequence ATGAGATTCGAAGGAAAGATAAGTCTTGATGAAGGTCTTCCTCTTCTTCTTCTTGGTAATCTGTTTCCACTTACTGGAATAGCAGTTCTCGGTTGGCAACTACATGAAGTACTGTTCGTGTATTGGCTCGAGGTCGGATTCATTGTCGTCCTCTACAGTGGGCTGGTACTTTTTGCGAGTCGAGAACCCAGACCGGATGATCAGAATTTAAACCCGCCGTCACTCCCGATTCCACTTCTAGAAACGCGAACCGGTCAGATACAGCCGGTCGGATGGATGCCTCCCATATACCGTCGGAACGTTCCATACGCCGTCGGACTGTTCGTCTGGGGACTCGTTTTCTGGTGGTCTCTCTCGGTGCTTCTAATCATCTTTTCGTATCCCGAACCAGTCGAGACAGGTGCTGAGGGACGGGCCCTTTTCGGCGAGGGAGTAGCCGCTATAACAGCAACAGCCACTCCCGGACTTCTCCTCAACGGACTTGTACTGCTCGCCGCACAGCTTCTATTTGTTCGTCATTTTTTCGCACAACACGTATACGAAACCCTCTCGGCACCCATGATCGCTGAGATCCCGGCACGACAGATCGGGTTTTGGATAGTTGTGGGGGTTGGTGCACAAATCGTGGTCCCTCTACTACTCTGGCCTGTGGCGATCGTGTTCGATGCGAAAAGCGCTATCGAGAGCGGGATTCCCCTGCTCACGATTTTTGCGAAGGTCACGATGGAGTGGTCGATCTACGGAGGACGCTGGATCGATCAGTCCGATGGCCTTGCTCGCTGGTTCACCCCCAGTGACCCACAAACCAGCAGTGATGGTTGGTAA